In one Arachis duranensis cultivar V14167 chromosome 9, aradu.V14167.gnm2.J7QH, whole genome shotgun sequence genomic region, the following are encoded:
- the LOC107465529 gene encoding uncharacterized protein LOC107465529 produces the protein MTVAEYARNFDDLFHFSKICQGNPTDFEEWKCLKFEGGLRDDLMSSIVPLEIRNFAELVNKSKLVEECIKKHKNLQVGNITAHPTGKNEGKIRQGNGKRAHQAYINSACKQCEKEHGNRSCQFGSPNYYACGEPGHIAKDCPKGFTQNPVKTQQQGRVFAITIDDVVQSDALIQGQCYVKNRFLTVLYDSGASHSLFL, from the exons ATGACTGTTGCTGAGTATGCTCGTAACTTTGATGACTTGTTTCATTTCTCTAAGATCTGTCAAGGGAATCCTACTGACTTTGAAGAATGGAAGTGCTTGAAGTTTGAAGGAGGTCTTCGTGATGATCTGATGAGTTCAATAGTTCCACTGGAGATACGTAACTTTGCCGAATTAGTCAATAAGAGCAAGTTAGTGGAAGAATGTATTAAGAAA CACAAGAACCTACAAGTTGGTAACATTACTGCTCACCCTACGGGTAAGAATGAAGGTAAAATAAGGCAAGGCAATGGTAAACGAGCCCATCAGGCATACATAAACTCTGCATGTAAGCAATGCGAAAAAGAGCATGGTAACAGGTCTTGCCAGTTTGGATCACCTAACTACTATGCTTGTGGAGAACCTGGACATATTGCCAAGGATTGTCCAAAGGGGTTTACTCAAAATCCAGTTAAAACCCAACAACAAGGACGAGTATTTGCTATCACTATTGATGATGTTGTGCAATCGGACGCCCTCATTCAAGGTCAGTGTTATGTCAAGAATCGATTTCTAACTGTACTGTATGATTCGGGTGCATCGCATTCCTTATTTCTCTAA